In Candidatus Polarisedimenticolaceae bacterium, the following proteins share a genomic window:
- a CDS encoding PAS domain S-box protein, giving the protein MPRRETAPRDVLVVAGFLTALAVVLAGGIVAHTNMTRLAATEGRVSHSYEVVAELRGLLTMLTDAETGQRGYLLTGDAKYLEPYEDALRRTSGTVEHLRGLTADDARQQAQLAALSHEIDGKIAELRRTVAMHQYGDAAGALEVVRGDSGMKMMGAIRTRVAAMEGVERDLLAERDAVASTSATIALATNAVATALGLVLVGLVLLLSNRNVAIRRRAATEKFEEHEKLRTTLASIGDAVITTDTDGRVTELNRVAETLTGWPSAGAKGRPLDEVFKIVNVETRQPVENPASRALREGVVVGLANHTVLLNRDGGERGIDDSAAPIRHADGTIFGCVLVFRDVTERRRLEGEKAERLTSASFLAAIVESSNDAIVRKSTGGIIQTWNAGAERLFGWPAEEVIGKPITILIPRDRLGEEDLILERIRAGERVEHFETVRVRKDGSEVAISLTISPIRDETGKIVAASKIARDISERKKSEAKIGDLLAELRAADRRKDEFLATLAHELRGPLAPLRNSLEVMKRTDKEGLLVQPRETMERQLGQLIHLVDDLIDVSRITRGKVELRREEVELASILHHAMEQGRPICDAARHRLTMSLPPEPIYLSADPLRLVQVFGNLFSNACKYTEPGGEITVTAARVDGTAVVTMKDSGVGLTREQLGRIFEMFSQVDRSPERTQGGLGIGLTLAKRLVELHGGTIEATSEGPGKGSEFIVRLPALPGLPKADVVPGDRSKRDTVPIPRPSRVLVVDDNPDTAASLSMLLDLTGNETKIAKDGLEAVTMAAEFRPHVVLLDIGLPKLNGFEACRRIRSESWGRGMTVVALTGWGQEADRRKSKAAGFDYHMVKPVDYVVLMKILAERDALKGTGAA; this is encoded by the coding sequence GTGCCCCGACGCGAGACGGCACCGCGTGACGTCCTCGTCGTGGCCGGATTCCTCACCGCGCTTGCGGTGGTTCTGGCCGGCGGCATCGTCGCGCACACGAATATGACGCGCCTCGCCGCGACCGAGGGACGCGTGTCCCACAGCTACGAGGTCGTGGCCGAGCTGCGAGGCTTGCTCACGATGCTGACCGACGCGGAGACGGGCCAGCGCGGCTACCTCTTGACCGGCGACGCGAAGTACCTCGAGCCGTACGAGGACGCCCTCCGCCGCACGAGCGGCACGGTCGAGCATCTCCGCGGGCTCACCGCCGATGACGCGCGCCAGCAGGCGCAGCTCGCCGCGCTGTCGCACGAGATCGACGGCAAGATCGCCGAGCTCCGGCGCACGGTGGCGATGCACCAGTACGGCGACGCCGCGGGCGCCCTCGAAGTCGTCCGCGGCGACAGCGGCATGAAGATGATGGGCGCGATCCGGACGCGCGTCGCCGCGATGGAGGGCGTCGAGCGCGATCTCCTCGCCGAGCGCGACGCGGTCGCGAGCACGAGCGCGACGATCGCGCTCGCGACGAACGCCGTCGCGACAGCCCTCGGCCTGGTCCTCGTGGGGCTCGTCCTCCTGCTCAGCAACCGCAACGTCGCGATCCGCCGCCGCGCGGCGACCGAGAAGTTCGAGGAGCACGAAAAGCTGCGCACGACCCTGGCGAGCATCGGCGACGCGGTGATCACGACCGACACAGACGGGCGCGTGACCGAGCTCAATCGCGTCGCCGAAACGCTCACGGGATGGCCCTCCGCCGGGGCGAAGGGCCGGCCCCTCGACGAGGTCTTCAAGATCGTGAACGTCGAGACACGCCAGCCGGTCGAGAACCCCGCGAGCCGGGCGCTCCGGGAAGGGGTCGTCGTCGGCCTCGCGAACCACACCGTCCTCTTGAACCGCGACGGGGGCGAGCGCGGGATCGACGACAGCGCGGCGCCGATCCGTCACGCCGACGGCACGATCTTCGGCTGCGTGCTCGTCTTCCGCGACGTGACGGAGAGGCGGCGTCTCGAGGGCGAGAAGGCCGAGCGCCTCACGAGCGCGAGCTTCCTCGCCGCGATCGTCGAGTCGTCGAACGACGCGATCGTCCGCAAGTCGACCGGAGGCATCATCCAGACCTGGAACGCCGGCGCCGAGCGCCTCTTCGGCTGGCCCGCCGAAGAGGTGATCGGCAAGCCGATCACGATCCTGATCCCGCGCGACCGCCTCGGCGAGGAAGACCTGATCCTCGAGCGCATCCGCGCCGGCGAGCGAGTCGAGCACTTCGAGACGGTCCGCGTCCGCAAGGACGGCTCCGAGGTCGCGATCTCGCTGACGATCTCGCCGATCCGCGACGAGACCGGAAAGATCGTCGCCGCGTCCAAGATCGCGCGGGACATCTCCGAGCGGAAGAAGAGCGAGGCGAAGATCGGCGACCTCCTCGCCGAGCTGCGCGCCGCCGACCGCCGCAAGGACGAGTTCCTCGCCACGCTCGCTCACGAGCTGCGCGGCCCTCTCGCCCCCCTCAGGAACTCACTCGAGGTCATGAAGCGCACCGACAAGGAAGGTCTGCTCGTTCAGCCGCGCGAGACGATGGAGCGGCAGCTCGGCCAGCTCATCCACCTCGTCGACGATCTGATCGACGTCAGCCGCATCACCCGCGGCAAGGTCGAGCTGCGGCGCGAGGAGGTCGAGCTGGCGTCGATCCTCCACCACGCGATGGAACAAGGCCGTCCGATCTGCGACGCCGCGCGCCACCGGCTCACGATGTCGCTGCCGCCGGAGCCGATCTATCTCAGCGCCGATCCCCTGCGTCTCGTCCAGGTGTTCGGGAACCTCTTCAGCAACGCGTGCAAGTACACCGAGCCCGGCGGCGAGATCACCGTCACCGCGGCGCGCGTCGACGGCACGGCGGTCGTCACCATGAAGGACAGCGGCGTCGGCCTCACGCGCGAGCAGCTCGGCCGCATCTTCGAGATGTTCTCGCAAGTCGACCGCAGCCCCGAGCGTACGCAAGGCGGCCTCGGCATCGGCCTCACGCTCGCGAAGCGCCTCGTCGAGCTGCACGGCGGCACGATCGAGGCGACGAGCGAGGGCCCGGGAAAGGGCAGCGAGTTCATCGTGCGCCTCCCCGCGCTCCCCGGCTTGCCGAAGGCCGACGTGGTGCCGGGCGACCGCTCGAAGCGGGACACGGTGCCGATCCCCCGCCCGAGTCGCGTCCTCGTCGTCGACGACAACCCCGACACCGCGGCGTCGCTCAGCATGCTGCTCGACCTGACCGGCAACGAGACGAAGATCGCGAAGGACGGCCTCGAGGCGGTCACGATGGCCGCCGAGTTCCGCCCTCACGTCGTCCTCCTCGACATCGGCCTCCCCAAGTTGAACGGCTTCGAGGCGTGCCGGCGCATCCGCTCCGAGTCGTGGGGCCGCGGCATGACCGTCGTCGCGTTGACCGGTTGGGGCCAGGAGGCCGACCGCCGGAAGTCGAAGGCCGCCGGCTTCGATTACCACATGGTCAAGCCGGTCGACTACGTCGTGCTCATGAAGATCCTCGCCGAGCGTGACGCGCTCAAGGGAACCGGCGCGGCGTGA
- a CDS encoding serine hydrolase → MKSAHLIAMATAALVALGARADDAAPAPEDELLGIWNYETSFGPSITGDMKVERAPDGWRASVDGFGTTAPAKGDEIRLSFVQGIAEFRGKVAKDESTIDGYWIQGPTGADRTGQGFATPLTLRRSEKTWRGTVRPLDDTYTLWLRIFRDQNGVLVAAFRNPGGNSTGGSSQFRVARAADVVLFSASTGERTPDLRITATFLGSPDRLKLDWKDAGGAVVFTRCTAEEATAFYPRPPGTKYVYKVPPATGDGWTTGRAKDAGIDEAALVPVVQKIIDADPSEKRPVLMHSLLVARKGKLVLEEYFYGFDCDRPHDVRSAGKTFGSVMLGALEMRKKAIAPETKLYDLLAPMGPFANVDPRKSSITLAHLMTHTAGLACDDNDDASPGNEGTMQSQTREPNWWRYTLDLPMAHDPGTRYAYCSANSNLVGAALTTASGTWLPQLFDETIARPLQFGAWHWNLMPNGEGYLGGGAYLRPRDLLKIGQAYLAGGVWRGHRIVDADWVKTSTAARQEISPETTGLSADAFPQVYLKGQDGLAWHLNGIRAGDRVIPDYEATGNGGQLLIVVPELDMVVVFTGGNYGQGGIWNRWRNEIVGGGIVPALKNAGTLTTHR, encoded by the coding sequence GTGAAGAGCGCCCATCTCATCGCGATGGCGACGGCCGCGCTCGTCGCGCTCGGCGCGCGAGCGGACGACGCGGCTCCCGCGCCGGAAGACGAGCTGCTCGGCATCTGGAATTACGAGACTTCGTTCGGTCCTTCCATCACCGGCGACATGAAGGTCGAGCGCGCGCCCGATGGCTGGCGTGCGAGCGTCGACGGCTTCGGAACGACGGCGCCGGCGAAGGGCGACGAGATCCGCCTCTCCTTCGTCCAAGGGATCGCCGAGTTCCGCGGCAAGGTCGCGAAGGACGAGAGCACGATCGACGGCTACTGGATCCAGGGCCCGACCGGCGCCGACCGCACGGGACAAGGCTTCGCGACGCCGCTCACGCTCAGGCGCTCGGAGAAGACGTGGCGCGGCACCGTCCGTCCGCTCGACGACACCTACACGCTGTGGCTCCGCATCTTCCGCGACCAGAACGGCGTGCTCGTCGCCGCCTTCCGCAACCCGGGAGGGAACTCGACCGGAGGCTCCTCACAGTTCCGCGTCGCGCGCGCCGCCGACGTCGTCCTCTTCAGCGCCTCTACGGGCGAGAGGACGCCGGACCTCAGGATTACGGCGACGTTCCTGGGCTCGCCCGACCGGTTGAAGCTCGACTGGAAAGACGCCGGCGGAGCGGTCGTCTTCACCCGCTGCACCGCCGAGGAAGCCACCGCCTTCTACCCGCGCCCGCCGGGAACGAAGTACGTGTACAAGGTGCCGCCCGCCACCGGCGACGGCTGGACGACCGGGCGCGCCAAGGACGCCGGCATCGACGAGGCCGCGCTCGTCCCCGTCGTGCAGAAGATCATCGACGCCGACCCGAGCGAAAAGCGCCCGGTGCTCATGCACTCGCTCCTCGTCGCGCGCAAGGGGAAGCTCGTCCTCGAGGAGTACTTCTACGGCTTCGACTGCGACCGCCCCCACGACGTTCGCTCGGCGGGGAAGACCTTCGGCTCGGTCATGCTCGGCGCGCTCGAGATGCGGAAAAAGGCGATCGCGCCGGAGACGAAGCTCTACGACCTGCTTGCACCGATGGGGCCGTTCGCGAATGTGGACCCGCGGAAGTCCTCGATCACGCTCGCCCACCTCATGACGCACACCGCCGGCCTCGCCTGCGACGACAACGACGACGCCTCCCCCGGCAACGAGGGGACGATGCAGAGCCAGACGCGCGAGCCGAACTGGTGGAGGTACACGCTCGACCTCCCGATGGCGCATGACCCCGGCACGCGGTACGCCTACTGCTCAGCGAACAGCAATCTCGTCGGCGCCGCGCTCACGACCGCGAGCGGCACATGGCTCCCGCAGCTCTTCGACGAGACCATCGCGCGCCCGCTCCAGTTCGGCGCGTGGCACTGGAACCTCATGCCGAACGGCGAGGGCTACCTCGGTGGCGGCGCCTACCTGCGCCCGCGCGACCTCTTGAAGATCGGCCAGGCCTATCTCGCCGGCGGCGTGTGGCGCGGTCACCGCATCGTCGACGCCGACTGGGTCAAGACCTCGACTGCCGCGCGCCAGGAGATCTCACCCGAGACGACCGGCCTCTCCGCCGACGCGTTCCCCCAGGTTTACCTCAAGGGTCAGGACGGTCTGGCGTGGCACCTGAACGGCATCCGCGCCGGCGACCGCGTGATCCCCGACTACGAGGCCACCGGCAACGGCGGTCAGTTATTGATCGTCGTGCCCGAGCTCGACATGGTCGTCGTCTTCACCGGCGGCAATTACGGGCAGGGCGGGATCTGGAACCGGTGGAGGAACGAGATCGTCGGTGGGGGGATCGTGCCCGCGCTCAAGAACGCCGGCACGCTGACGACCCATCGGTAG
- a CDS encoding efflux RND transporter periplasmic adaptor subunit: MKRKILISVLAVVAIVVVLGGLKTLQIMAMIKNGAAFTQPAETVTATDVKQETWESLLHAVGSVTAVHGVVLKAELAGTVLDIAFESGAKATKGQVLVKLDTSLEEAQLKSAEAQAELARLNFERAKDLKKQGVISQSDYDASEASFRSTASQADTIRATIGKKTIRAPFSGQLGIRSVNLGQYVDAGAEIVSLNSLDPVYVDFNLPEQQAGQLKKSLGVRITADAAPGASFEGKVTAFNPDVNASTRNVKVQATVPNASGALRPGMFARVQVVLPESQSLLIIPQTAVLHAPYGDSVFVINDVKDEKSGQSAKQVQMTTVRLGETRGDFVAVTQGLKAGQTVVSSGVFKLRNGATVAVDNSLAPEARTAPKPPNS, from the coding sequence ATGAAGCGGAAGATCCTCATCTCAGTGCTGGCGGTCGTCGCCATCGTTGTCGTGCTCGGCGGGCTCAAGACGCTCCAGATCATGGCGATGATCAAGAACGGCGCCGCGTTCACGCAGCCCGCGGAGACGGTGACCGCCACCGACGTCAAGCAGGAGACCTGGGAGTCGCTCCTCCACGCCGTCGGGTCGGTGACGGCGGTCCACGGCGTGGTCCTCAAGGCCGAGCTCGCCGGGACGGTCCTCGACATCGCCTTCGAGTCGGGCGCGAAGGCCACCAAAGGGCAGGTGCTCGTCAAGCTCGACACCTCGCTCGAGGAGGCGCAGCTCAAGTCCGCCGAGGCGCAGGCGGAGCTCGCGCGCCTGAACTTCGAGCGCGCGAAGGACCTCAAAAAGCAGGGGGTGATCTCGCAGTCCGACTACGACGCCAGCGAGGCGTCGTTCCGCAGCACCGCAAGCCAGGCCGACACGATCCGCGCGACGATCGGGAAGAAGACGATCCGCGCGCCGTTCTCGGGGCAGCTCGGGATCCGCTCGGTGAACCTCGGGCAGTACGTCGACGCCGGCGCCGAGATCGTGAGCCTGAACTCGCTCGATCCGGTCTACGTCGACTTCAATCTCCCGGAGCAGCAGGCGGGCCAGCTCAAGAAGTCGCTCGGGGTCCGCATCACGGCGGACGCGGCGCCGGGGGCCTCGTTCGAGGGGAAGGTCACGGCCTTCAACCCCGACGTCAACGCTTCGACGCGCAACGTGAAGGTCCAGGCGACGGTCCCGAACGCGTCGGGCGCCCTGCGCCCCGGGATGTTCGCGCGCGTGCAGGTCGTCCTGCCCGAGTCGCAGTCGCTCCTCATCATCCCGCAGACGGCGGTTCTCCACGCGCCGTACGGCGACTCGGTCTTCGTCATCAACGACGTCAAGGACGAGAAGTCGGGGCAGTCGGCCAAACAGGTCCAGATGACGACGGTGCGTCTCGGGGAGACGCGCGGTGACTTCGTCGCCGTCACCCAGGGGCTCAAGGCCGGCCAGACCGTCGTGAGCTCCGGCGTGTTCAAGCTCCGGAACGGCGCCACCGTCGCCGTCGACAATTCCCTGGCGCCCGAGGCGCGCACCGCGCCCAAGCCGCCGAACTCCTGA
- a CDS encoding TetR/AcrR family transcriptional regulator, whose protein sequence is MSIHSVGQEQPVNGPDHASERKKQIVRAAMTCFARRGFHVTTMHDISAQAQISVGLIYRYFENKDAVIAYMAGEHLAGLREVLEEARKAPTLFEGLKIIAICHCEEEPDLQPAFVADLFAEAARNEHVRLMVRDVTQFFIDGLAELIAGSKEAEAARVDPKTAAEIIMDSTRGMTMRAIVDSSTLSASQIRERQLAMLRALWPLLFASAAPAATLERSSA, encoded by the coding sequence ATGAGTATTCATTCAGTCGGTCAAGAGCAACCGGTCAACGGCCCCGACCACGCATCGGAAAGAAAGAAGCAGATCGTCCGCGCGGCGATGACCTGCTTCGCCCGGCGCGGGTTCCACGTCACGACGATGCACGACATCAGCGCGCAGGCGCAGATCAGCGTCGGGCTCATCTACCGGTACTTCGAGAACAAAGACGCGGTGATCGCGTACATGGCCGGCGAGCACCTGGCCGGCCTTCGCGAGGTCCTGGAGGAAGCGCGGAAGGCGCCGACGCTCTTCGAGGGCCTCAAGATCATCGCCATCTGCCACTGCGAGGAGGAGCCGGATCTCCAGCCGGCGTTCGTCGCCGATCTCTTCGCCGAGGCGGCGCGCAACGAGCACGTGCGCCTCATGGTGCGCGACGTCACGCAGTTCTTCATCGACGGCCTCGCCGAGCTGATCGCCGGCTCGAAGGAGGCCGAAGCCGCGCGGGTCGATCCGAAGACCGCGGCCGAGATCATCATGGATTCCACGCGCGGCATGACGATGCGCGCGATCGTCGATTCGTCGACGCTTTCGGCGAGCCAGATCCGCGAGCGCCAGCTCGCGATGCTGCGCGCGCTGTGGCCCCTTCTCTTCGCGTCCGCCGCGCCCGCGGCGACGCTCGAGCGGAGTTCAGCATGA
- a CDS encoding cupin domain-containing protein, which translates to MNPINLAAKLSTFPDHWQPRVVGQLNGHDLMVAKLKGTFTWHKHDDTDDFFLVLKGRLIIRLREGDITLNPGELFVVPKGVEHCPVAEDEVHVLLIERTGTPNTGDPATAAPRRVI; encoded by the coding sequence GTGAACCCCATCAACCTCGCCGCGAAGCTCTCCACATTTCCCGATCATTGGCAGCCACGCGTCGTAGGCCAGTTGAACGGCCACGACCTCATGGTCGCGAAGCTCAAGGGCACTTTCACGTGGCACAAACATGACGACACTGACGACTTCTTTCTCGTCCTCAAGGGACGCCTCATCATTCGCCTGCGAGAAGGCGACATCACGTTGAACCCAGGCGAGCTATTCGTGGTACCAAAGGGTGTCGAGCATTGCCCTGTCGCGGAGGACGAGGTCCACGTGCTGCTCATCGAGAGAACAGGAACGCCGAATACCGGCGATCCGGCGACCGCGGCGCCGCGCCGTGTGATCTAG